In Nocardia yunnanensis, one DNA window encodes the following:
- a CDS encoding DUF2277 domain-containing protein has translation MCRNIHTLHNFEPPATPDEVHAAALQYVRKISGTTKPSQANQPAFDRAVEEITAATARLLAGLTTNAPPKDREAEAAKARARAQVRYTRIS, from the coding sequence ATGTGCCGCAACATCCACACCCTGCACAATTTCGAGCCGCCGGCCACCCCGGACGAGGTGCACGCGGCCGCCCTGCAATACGTCCGCAAGATCAGCGGAACCACCAAACCCTCGCAGGCCAACCAGCCGGCCTTCGACCGCGCCGTGGAAGAGATCACCGCCGCCACCGCCCGGCTGCTGGCCGGGCTCACCACCAACGCCCCGCCGAAGGACCGCGAGGCCGAGGCCGCCAAGGCCCGAGCCCGCGCCCAGGTCCGCTACACCCGCATCAGCTAG